In Drosophila miranda strain MSH22 chromosome Y unlocalized genomic scaffold, D.miranda_PacBio2.1 Contig_Y3_pilon, whole genome shotgun sequence, a single window of DNA contains:
- the LOC117194658 gene encoding probable cytochrome P450 12a5, mitochondrial, with amino-acid sequence MLKVRSGLSIIQAQKAALSVSSPLRWQTTAAVAEPRNDAEWLQARPFDQIPSKTFLSTVRNFMPGGKYSKLDIVKLFKALQDDYGNILYLPGMMGGTSYLMTHNPKDFEEVFRNEGVWPHRPGSDTLRYHRKTHRKNFFQGVEGALPTQEKTWSDFRSAVNPVLMQPTNVRLYYKKMSQVNQEFVQRIKALRDIDTQEAPDDFLNVINRWTLESVSVVALDKQLGLLKESGDNDQAVLLFKYQDDFFELTADLEIKPSIWRYVKTPKLMKLMKSLDGVQEIPSAYIDEAIERLEKEAKEGVVRPESEQSVLEKLLKIDKKVATVMAMDMLMAGVDTTSSTFTAALLCLAKNSEKQAVLREEVMKVLPEKDSEFTEASMKNVPYLRACIKESQRIYPLVIGNGRFLNRDSVLSGYQVPAGTCVSMVPLSLLSSEEHFPKAAEFLPERWIRNATDSNGQCPANDLKLKNPFVFLPFGFGPRMCVGKRIVDMELELGSTHSEL; translated from the exons ATGTTGAAAGTGCGCAGCGGTCTATCTATAATTCAGGCGCAAAAAGCAGCCCTCTCTGTCAGCAGTCCGCTG CGTTGGCAGACCACAGCAGCTGTAGCAGAGCCCAGAAATGATGCAGAGTGGCTACAAGCTCGTCCCTTTGATCAGATTCCTAGTAAAACTTTTCTGTCTACTGTTCGGAATTTTATGCCTGGAGGAAAATATAGCAAACTGGACATTGTGAAATTGTTCAAAGCTTTGCAAGACGACTATGGAAACATATTATATTTACCAGGTATGATGGGAGGTACGTCATACCTGATGACTCACAATCCCAAGGACTTCGAGGAAGTGTTCCGGAACGAAGGAGTGTGGCCGCATCGGCCTGGCAGCGATACTCTTCGCTATCATCGGAAGACTCATAGAAAGAATTTTTTCCAGGGAGTGGAGGGAGCTTTACCCACACAAGAAAAAACCTGGAGCGACTTTCGATCGGCTGTAAATCCTGTCCTAATGCAGCCGACGAACGTGCGGCTTTACTATAAGAAGATGTCCCAAGTGAACCAGGAGTTTGTGCAACG TATTAAAGCACTCCGTGATATTGATACCCAGGAAGCTCCAGATGATTTCTTAAACGTTATAAATCGGTGGACCCTCGAGTCAGTCTCTGTGGTGGCTCTGGACAAGCAGTTGGGACTGCTCAAAGAGTCGGGCGATAACGACCAGGCTGTGTTACTTTTCAAGTACCAGGACGatttttttgaattaacaGCCGATCTGGAGATTAAGCCCTCCATCTGGCGTTACGTTAAAACACCCAAGCTAATGAAGCTAATGAAGTCCCTAGATGGCGTTCAAGAAATACCTTCAGCGTATATAGACGAAGCTATAGAGCGTCTAGAGAAAGAGGCCAAGGAGGGTGTTGTCCGCCCTGAGAGCGAGCAGAGTGTACTGGAAAAGCTGCTCAAGATCGACAAAAAGGTGGCGACGGTTATGGCCATGGACATGCTAATGGCCGGAGTGGATACC ACCTCAAGTACCTTTACAGCGGCCTTGCTGTGCCTTGCCAAGAATTCGGAGAAGCAGGCCGTACTCCGAGAAGAGGTGATGAAGGTTCTACCCGAGAAGGACTCCGAATTCACTGAGGCATCGATGAAGAACGTTCCCTATCTACGTGCCTGCATCAAAGAGTCACAACGGATCTATCCTTTGGTCATCGGCAATGGCCGATTTCTCAACCGGGACAGCGTTTTGAGCGGATACCAAGTGCCAGCTGGTACCTGTGTGTCGATGGTTCCCCTGAGCTTGCTATCAAGCGAGGAGCACTTCCCCAAGGCTGCTGAGTTCCTGCCAGAACGTTGGATTCGTAACGCCACAGACTCCAACGGGCAATGCCCGGCaaatgacttgaagctgaagaaTCCGTTTGTGTTCTTGCCCTTCGGATTTGGACCCCGGATGTGCGTTGGAAAGCGCATCGTGGACATGGAGCTCGAGCTGGGCTCGACTCATTCGGAACTTTAG